In Methylomonas sp. MK1, the following are encoded in one genomic region:
- a CDS encoding glycosyltransferase yields MSRILFAWELGGNLGHMTRQLPIARRLRQQGHQVFFVVRDTAVAAQLLTPEGFAYAQAPVNVDKKRLPHPVNYAEILIASGYADPAVLLGLVQGWISLIRLFKADLIVVDHAPTALVAARLTALPAITIGTGFEIPPNCLPLPSIRPWETIPTERLLRAEEYVLERLNALATFLKGGTIERITDLFQGARKVLATFAELDHYGTREGENYVGPLYTGTTGQLITWHQIDKPHVFAYLRPDAPGFENLLKALSKLSAEVIVVAPGIKPAHIQAFATLNLRILTQPVQTEQLFKMTDCAVTTGGTGTVSQCLLAGIPLLLVPQNVEQFLMSLRVEVLGAGTAARNNRQEQDFAGLLEALLKKSCYRLSARAFAQQYAGYAPAETTDNVIQLIDSTLTNRDAVSSQ; encoded by the coding sequence ATGAGCCGTATCCTGTTCGCCTGGGAATTGGGCGGTAACCTTGGACATATGACTCGCCAACTGCCGATAGCCCGGCGGCTGCGCCAACAGGGACACCAAGTCTTCTTTGTAGTCCGGGATACCGCCGTGGCTGCACAACTGCTCACGCCCGAGGGATTTGCTTATGCCCAAGCCCCCGTCAATGTCGACAAGAAGCGGCTTCCCCACCCGGTCAACTACGCCGAAATCCTAATTGCGTCGGGCTATGCCGACCCGGCGGTTTTGTTGGGCTTGGTGCAGGGCTGGATTAGTTTAATCCGGCTGTTCAAGGCAGATCTCATAGTTGTAGACCACGCGCCGACAGCACTCGTTGCCGCCCGCCTGACCGCCTTGCCCGCCATCACCATCGGCACCGGTTTTGAGATACCGCCCAACTGTTTACCGCTGCCTTCTATTCGTCCGTGGGAAACCATCCCGACGGAACGGCTGTTACGAGCTGAAGAATACGTCCTGGAACGGCTTAATGCCCTTGCGACCTTTTTAAAGGGTGGTACTATCGAACGCATCACCGATTTATTCCAAGGCGCTCGCAAAGTATTGGCGACCTTTGCCGAATTGGACCATTACGGCACACGCGAAGGCGAAAATTACGTTGGCCCACTATACACAGGTACCACAGGTCAACTCATTACCTGGCACCAAATTGACAAACCACACGTATTTGCCTATTTACGGCCTGACGCGCCTGGTTTTGAAAACCTGCTTAAAGCCTTATCAAAACTCTCGGCGGAAGTCATTGTGGTGGCGCCTGGGATCAAACCCGCCCACATCCAGGCGTTTGCCACGCTAAACTTGCGCATCCTGACCCAACCCGTCCAAACCGAACAGCTTTTTAAAATGACAGACTGTGCCGTGACGACCGGCGGTACGGGTACCGTTAGCCAATGCCTGTTGGCGGGCATCCCGCTGTTGCTGGTTCCGCAAAATGTGGAGCAATTCCTGATGAGCCTGCGCGTCGAGGTCCTAGGTGCCGGGACAGCGGCCAGAAATAACCGTCAGGAACAAGATTTCGCCGGGCTATTGGAAGCATTGTTAAAAAAATCGTGTTATCGGCTATCCGCACGAGCGTTTGCCCAACAGTACGCCGGTTATGCGCCTGCTGAGACCACAGATAATGTCATCCAGTTGATCGACAGCACCTTAACAAATCGGGATGCAGTGTCAAGCCAATAG